CTAATGAAGAGAAGAAGAGCTTAATCTGTTCTTGAGAGAATCTTGActttcacactgacacactgtgaCTGATCAGGGCTGCTTGTTTTTAAGATGTTTCAACACCCCCTCGGGAAGTGGTTTAAAGCCGACGCTGCGCTCCCTCCAGTGCTGTGAGATATGGTCAGTGTGCACTGAAGCGCTCTTGTGGTCTGGGCATGCATTTGTGGTCAgtggtttttttttctgcagaattAGCGAGCCTGTCcgactgtaaattaaaaatgagttctaccagtaacatgaaaaagttgatcagctgtggccaaaagtttggcatcgcctagaattttaggattgagacatactggtaataaaaaataaaaataaaatatctgatatgaatgatgatgttttatttaacatcatgtaatcaaagaaactacataatGATAATACataaagtctactggaagccataatagtagtatagtagtatGTGACAGGGTCAAAGTGACCCCTACTGCACattgttatttgtgtattttgatttgtgCTGGTTTTCTTTGATAGGGCACTTTATGATTGATTTGTAGCACTTTATTATTGCTTCCTCACTCAGCACCTGgagctaaattaattaattacccggcaattgaaaataatatactCACCTGACTATAAATATTCCTTGATTTTTGCTTTTCTAGGATGGCCATCCTCCCTTTGTCTTGTCTGTGCGTGTAGAGTGAGGGGACCCGAGACGGAAATAAATACTAAACTTTGGACTTTGttcttgttgctgctgctgtgatgatgatgatgatgatgatgatgatgatgttgatgatggtgatgatgatgcaTAGGCGCAGGAAGTAGGGGTGCCGTGCTGCAGCACCCCCAGGTTCGAAAGGTTGCTGGTGCTGCTGTGTCAGAACGAGCTGGCATTGTGATAAATTCCATTAGTTTTTAAAGGGTTGATAATCACAAAGCTGAGCTCTGCAGGAGGCAGCAATGCAGTGTGAGCGCTTTTTCgtatggtttgttttttacacacaTAGAACAGACATAGACCAATCAACGCGCTCTGTCACAGCAGGGGCTGGACATTATAAAGGTGACGCATTGCAATCTCGCGAGAATTAGACAGCCGTTGAACTTAGCTGTGTGAATATTAAACttaaaaatgtcccaaaaaagaatttcagattttttttaattcttcagcTGCTCCACCACCAAAAATCGTTTTCGATCCGATTCTTCTTACTGAACATAAGTATAATTATAATctcagtataattgtaaatctcgaaaaactactcacttctaaatcttctgtagtcatctttgtattactttagtataaatacatgttaatttggattcatattttgtttttttctgactttagtgaacgaaaagacacacatttgcccattttcccattggaaatagtgatattttgaaatatcactgtcctggtcacaaaagcaaagtttgtggggaataatagccattttctatacttttgaggcataagcaattaggaaataacacttactacccaggaacaattttttttttttttttttttttgttacacagtgtaataatacaaATCAACTCCCAATTACCACAGAGCAAGTCCTTCCAGTTCATCAGTGGTAATAATGAGAAGCCTTGTGCTGTAAAAAGTCTAGGGTGAATAACAGAAGTACCAGTGAATAAAATATAACAGAATTCAATCATAATATGACTCCGTGTTCACCTGGACAGTCTGGGACAGGTCAGGCTTTTTTCATCTTCCAacgcagtgcattctggtatgttttcaCCTGCCTCAGGTACCTTTCCCTTGTCTCTTTTCTTTAAGaaaagcaggactacacttcccagaatgcaccAGGATGGGGGTTAAAAACCCTGAACTGTCATATAATAAACTTGAACAACCATGAGAGTAATACTAACCCTAATAACCCAAACAAATAATAAGAAATCAAGCTGAAGCGAACAGCAACACAAATCTCAACTCACTACTGAATCAGTAAATGCCAGCAGCTACACTAGTTTCACAGCCCTGTCCAGCTCTCATCCTGGATTACTTTATCTAAATTGTGTAGTCTTAGATTTGTTGGACCTTGTTAGACCTGCTGCCAGCAGTTGAGAATGTGGTTGggtaaattattttatgtttgtaatatCTGTCTTTAGAGTGGAATGTGCCCTCTAAACTGCACAGGTGCGCAGCAATCTGAGTGATACCGTGCACCAAAAACATACAGGCCGCTTGTGAGTCAGTTGGTAATATTACTAAATATACTGATCCCGGTGATGCAGTTAAGGTCTGCCCCCTCCTCACAAAACCTAGCAAAGGGGCCGCGGCTCCTTTGTGCAGCAGTATCAGTGCTGTGTTTCTATGCGGAAGGTGGCAGGTTCAATCCAAACCTTGTGCTGTGAGATCATCTCGCCCCATGGGGGGACCCAGGCAAAAACGTTACAGTATTGATTTTAACTTGAATACTGCAGAGTTATTCTTGCTGTATATTTTCAAGTGCATTTTATAGCTGTGGGTCACGTGCTATTCATTAACAGGTAGGATACTGGtttcttgtctctctctctctgtgtcctggTTAATCATTCTGTACAGCCACAGTGTGGGCGTTGGATTGGTATTACACATGTTTCGACCatacagaatgtattttgtaaatgtaatttaaacttAGGCCTATATCTTCCACACATTAGTAATACATAAAAAGTCAcagaaagtaaaatgaaaatatgctAAAAATTCACTTTTCCTAATTGCTGAAAAAATGCGTTAATTGGGGCCGTGGTGAAATTATTATTGGAAAGTCTGAGAGATTTTCAGTTGACAGTAGTAGTAACCCAGCAGcgatttttttcattgtttaaatataAGCTGCCCATTGACAGAAAAGTAGTGCTCAGAGAAGGCTGTGGTCCACTcagtacaaaaaaacattagAGAGAACATTGGGGGTGACCTATGATGTGCATTCTGTATTATTTGTTgtatatgctttgttttttgcaaaaaataaatgaaaacttgATGTGAAATAAAGAATTGCATCTATTTGAGCCTAATTTTCATATTGGCATACTTGTAAGAATAATTGTATCCTTTCCCTGTCTTCCAGTTGATTCCATCTGCAAAGGATTCATGAGATCCGTTTTTATAGATGCCGTTTAGATTGGAAAGATGGCAATCATTATACCACCAGGCTCCTTTAAAACGATCAGGACACCGCTTTGCACTTGGGTCACGATCCTCAGTAGAAAAGGGCATGTTGTTCTGATATGTTAGAGAGTCACCTGGGAACAAAACAAGAGTCAAATGAAATAGGCGTTCCAgtgaatttaattacatttggcacttgaaaaaaaaaaacatttgaatccGGTACAATCAGTGGTCCCTTTAACTTAAATAAGTAATTTATTCCCACATGTCATTCATTTGGCTTTTGTTTGTGAAATATTTAGTTTTGTAATTAGAGTAAGATCTAAGTTTTCAGTTGATCAATCAGTAAATTTAATTTATGTGTACTGTGTTTACCAAACTGTTTTACCCATTAAAAGAGATCATTTACCTGGGAACAATCTAACACTTTGTGCAGACATTCCAGTGCTATAAACAAGTATTATTAATCAGGAGCGTACAGTAAATATGTATCGTAAAGGAGTTTCAGGGATAAGCAGTCTCTTTATtgcactaagaaaaaaaaaaaaaaaaaaaacttaccagcAGTACCACCTGTAAATCCACCCAGGACGAGTTTATAGTTCTCAGATTCCCCCAAGATTTGAAATGACTCGTAATTTGCAAAGGTTTTTTCACGGTCAAAGTCTTCAAGATCGATACGTAATTCATGAGAACCTTTAAGAACAACAATACTCTGGTAGGAGCAATGTACATCCAACTGCACTTAACAAAGAGGCTTTATTGAGGGGTTCTGGAAACAAGATTTCTGAGACAGAACACAAGTGTAAGATTGAGATGTGAGAGATCAGAGATTCATTTGATATTCTTAAGACTCACAAAGCCTGGCTTTCTGAACCTGCAGAAGTGTACAGACTTTCCCTTCTCTGCAAGCCAATCTACTCCCGGTTTCTTTACAAAATACATAGATTGACAGAGAACAACCGCGTGGCGTTTAGATTAGGATTGGCACAGCAGGTAGTCAGCAGACGTCTATCAAACAAACTGGCcaaaatgaaaagacacaaagtgCAAGGAATTTACCTGTTGCCGTTAATAAATGAATGTTCTCATTTCCCAGCCAAAACTCTGTCTGCTTGTTGCCAAACCCTCTCTTGTATGAATTCCAGTCCCGAAAGAAATCAACTGATCCATCCATACGTCTCTGAAATACCTGCAGTGGCATCAATAACAAGTTTGAGAAAGAAGTGCAGTGAAATATCTGAATgagtaaattaattaatacaaattgatgaaatcattaaaaatgaattaaaaagtcACCCATCCAGGGATCCCACACAAATCAGATTTTTTTCCTATGATTTTTTCATGACAATTTTCAGATTTGTCATGACTAAATTCTTtaatgtttacaatgaaaagcCCAGAAAGTTGGAACTGTACACAGAAAATAAGGAGGATATTGACAAACATGATAGGAAAGAAAACCACATCATCAAGATggcctcctcttcctccccttACAGCCATCCCATCCACCAGCTTTAAGACTGCAGACTGAGCACGCAAAGGGGGATTTAACGAAGAAAACTGccatcaaataataaaatgtaaatgcgAAATTATATTTTCAACTGGCCTCATGAAGAATACCGTCTATTCAAAACACCTGGAGAGCCAACAGAACAAATCCTAATTTTGGGTCTCATTTATTAGAGGAGAATTTAAGAAGCTGCATCAAAAAATATGTGGCCTTGTTTCATTATTTGCAAATGAAAAGCTATATGGtactctgtttaaaaaacaacaacaacttgtgTCTTTATTTCATACTGTCAATTTCCACTGTaagttctgttattactcaatccATCAATTTGAAACAGCTGcctggagtgaaaaaaaaaaaaaaaatcatttattggCCATTTTCCATGACTTTACCATGGAATTCCATGACCGTGGGAAGCGTGCCCATCAGCCAGTGGTTTCTGAACCTATTGAGATGGACACACTTGTTTTAGACTGGACTCCAGACCTCAGTTTGGGAACCTCGGAGCTAAGGAAAGAGGGAGGGGTTTGAGAGATCACTTACCAGCCAGCCTCCCCCGTCTGAGTGCATGTCACAGAACACATTGATGGGTTTCTTGCTGGCTGTGTACACCGTGTACCACCCACTCAATGTGTTTCTTTGCTCCAGCAGCTCCTTACAGCTCATAGCACCTGCAGTGATAGCAAACAGTGTGTCAATAATAAACAGTGCTTATCAAGTCCttgtgcaactttaaacttgaataaCTTTGGATGTGCACATGATAGAAGGAAAATGTCAACATCATATGAAAGCACAATTCATAAAGTTTTAAGACCATACAATAGTTCAAATTTCTATGTATCACAAATGCAATTCATGACATCACTCAGCAGCAACTGAAGATGTCTTCAAGTTGGAAAATCATCAGGTTGTTGAATGATGTAGCATCATGAAAAAAGGTGGTATGTTGAAGCCTAGAAATGTGAACTAATGTATTGTGTTAAAACTGTATGAATTAAGCTCTCATATGCCATTCACATTTTCCTTCTACCATGTGCACATCCAAAGttattcaagtttaaagttgcacaaGGACTTCAGAAATCCCCCCCCTGTGTATACAATACTCTTGGAATGTTGAGCAAGGCTGCATCCTGTGACCTAAGAGGCGACTCACTGGAGACACATGCAGTCAACAGTGCTGTTAGGTATCGAGGACTACAGTTATGGAGCGCTTTATATGTCGGGAGCAGCATCTTCAAATCAATCCTGAAAcaaacaggaagccaatgcaagtCTGCCAATACAGGGGGACATGTTCATATCTCGTGgttcttggccacagcagttcgGGTTCCTTAGATAAAAGATTGCTCTGGTGAAAGTGTTTAGTAAATCAGTTCCATTGTCTTTTTAATCTCCACTCACCTGTTTGTATTGGGCATGGGCAATCTCCCTTTTCCCCTGTGGAATACAAGAATCAAGTTATGGTACTGTCAGTTTGatgaaatggtaatattatttacACACACTTACAGAATCCTTTTTGTACGGTTACATTTGAATAAAATTGAATTGATATATCACATTTTCATTCATGTTAGTGATATGTTGATAAAGGCATTGGCGATTTAAATATTCCTATAGAACAGTTTTACTTTTGGCTCCTGCTGGGTCTGGATTTCCAATGGATCCAGAGTCACCTTTCACTcctaaaaacacacagaataaaagagTTCAGCAGACAGAGCTTCTGGTACACTCTTTCTGGACCTCCAAACATGGCTGTGTTCAGGGCGATCGTGAAAACGGAAGAAATGTCGACATGAAGCACACCTGGCACCTCTTCTGGAGGAATTGAAATGTGATAATGTGCAATTTTATACAGTTCAATGATTCTGTTCACCTTTGTCACCAACTGGACCCATCTTCCCAGCTACTCCTTGGTCTCCTTTCGCTCCTATAAAAGGATACAAGTCATTTTAGAAGTACACCCGCTACACTCTTCCGGTACTCAAGATTAATCAGGAATGGAATCCTAATAGAACCAAGAATACTAGATGAAACTGAGTTACTGTACCTTTACCCCCTGCAGGACCCTGATCCCCTTTACTGCCTGGGGTCCCCGGAATGCCATTGGTCCCCGGCACCCCAGGAAGCCCTGGACACCCCTGGAGGAAAGTCAGCCTCTCATTGTCATTCAGACCCACCAGCTTCACCTCTGGAACACAAGAGAGGAGGGATcccctttttttttacagtctagATGCGCGTGCCTCTGAATATAATTAACCCCATTAGAAATCTAAACATCTGGCAGTTTAATTTTCTACACAGAGCTCAACGCAATTGTTACTTACTGAGTACACACAGTACTGCATACAAAACGAAAATGTCAACACAAAGCAAACGTGTCTGTAGAAGAGAAGTTGAAAGCTATTGATCGAGTGAAAGAGGATGTCACTCCTCGTGATCTTAAAGTTACGGAATCAACTGTGAGAGGATGGATAAAAGATCCATAACATGATGTGCATATGTCAGAACATCCctatgaagaagaaaaaataagtaATTCTTATACGTTGTAACTACACTGACTGGCAAAAGTAAgccacagatttatttattttttaccttattTTTGTTAGTAATATCTAGGGCCCTGCGTTTTTCGCGACTTGTTTATTTAAGCTGTATTTCAGTCCTGCACTGCAAGATGCCGATATAACGTTCTTGTAAAACTACTAATTAAGCAATTATTAATGCTGTAATATATAGCAGCCTATatgaaaacagaataaaagtTTTTCGCAATAAGGAGAGTGCTACTTGCGGTTTCGAAATGATGTTAATGACTGCACAATCGGTTACCTAATGAGGAGGCTATATCAGCATCTTGTGGCTGAAGGactgaaatacagttttaaaaaccaAGTAGTGAAAAACACAGGGCCCTAGTACTACAAAGATACTGTTACTAGCATGCAATTTGTTTCTTTTACCCTATTGATTAGTGATTGCCCATTTGCAAagcaatatattcataataattttaaaatctc
The genomic region above belongs to Polyodon spathula isolate WHYD16114869_AA chromosome 32, ASM1765450v1, whole genome shotgun sequence and contains:
- the LOC121303389 gene encoding ficolin-1-B-like; the protein is MLLPNVMISLLLILCCTSYYNAEQTCPEVKLVGLNDNERLTFLQGCPGLPGVPGTNGIPGTPGSKGDQGPAGGKGAKGDQGVAGKMGPVGDKGEKGDCPCPIQTGAMSCKELLEQRNTLSGWYTVYTASKKPINVFCDMHSDGGGWLVFQRRMDGSVDFFRDWNSYKRGFGNKQTEFWLGNENIHLLTATGSHELRIDLEDFDREKTFANYESFQILGESENYKLVLGGFTGGTAGDSLTYQNNMPFSTEDRDPSAKRCPDRFKGAWWYNDCHLSNLNGIYKNGSHESFADGINWKTGKGYNYSYKYANMKIRLK